Proteins encoded in a region of the Podarcis muralis chromosome 6, rPodMur119.hap1.1, whole genome shotgun sequence genome:
- the TRIM59 gene encoding tripartite motif-containing protein 59 isoform X1, whose translation MYWSVAPAEIQEEMHHFEEELTCSICYSIFDDPRVLPCSHTFCRNCLESVLQLSGNFSIWRPLRLPLKCPNCRSIVEIPPTGTESLPVNFVLKAIIEKYQQEDHPDVATCSEHYRQPLNVYCLQDKKLVCGHCLTIGKHHGHPIDDLQSAYMKEKETPGKLLEQLTDKHWSEVCLLIENLEEHKAQCESIVQEDKKTVLQYFKRLSDLLDHKKQALLAALEEVNMQIETEYEPLIENMKGIREEQLELMSLNTAIQEEESPLLFLEKVDDIRQRVKALKEKPLPNIKPVEIYPRIGQVLKDVWSKSEISQVNKIVIPKIKLISKEKICSHGCEKEKKSRKEFFRSLKHLAVILTFLVVATIIFSQHPFPFVKEVAFPFVMESLETFYQDFSKRFQMVVGTLWYTSNFLLECLYRIFPSSM comes from the exons ATGTACTGGTCAGTAGCTCCTGCAGAGATACAAGAG gaAATGCATCATTTTGAAGAGGAACTAACTTGTTCCATTTGCTACAGTATATTTGATGACCCTCGTGTACTGCCATGTTCACATACTTTTTGTAGAAACTGTTTGGAAAGTGTTCTTCAGTTATCAGGCAACTTTTCCATATGGAGACCCTTAAGACTTCCACTGAAGTGTCCCAACTGTAGAAGCATTGTGGAAATTCCACCGACTGGCACAGAATCTTTGCCTGTCAACTTTGTATTAAAGGCTATAATTGAAAAGTATCAGCAAGAGGACCATCCAGATGTCGCTACGTGTAGTGAACATTATAGACAACCTCTAAATGTTTACTGTCTTCAAGACAAAAAACTAGTATGTGGCCATTGTCTTACAATAGGAAAACACCATGGCCATCCCATAGACGACCTTCAAAGTGCCTACATGAAAGAAAAGGAAACTCCAGGCAAACTCCTTGAACAGCTGACAGATAAACACTGGAGTGAAGTGTGTTTACTTATTGAAAACCTGGAAGAACATAAAGCTCAATGTGAGAGCATTGTCCAGGAGGATAAAAAAACTGTGTTGCAATATTTCAAGAGACTCAGTGATTTACTTGATCACAAAAAACAAGCTTTGCTTGCAGCTTTGGAAGAAGTGAACATGCAAATTGAGACAGAATATGAACCTCTGATTGAAAATATGAAAGGCATACGGGAAGAACAACTTGAATTGATGTCACTGAATACAGCCATTCAGGAGGAGGAATCTCCCCTCTTATTTCTGGAGAAGGTTGATGATATTCGCCAGCGTGTTAAAGCTTTGAAGGAAAAGCCGTTACCAAATATAAAGCCTGTAGAAATCTACCCGCGAATAGGGCAGGTGCTGAAAGATGTGTGGTCCAAAAGTGAAATTAGTCAGGTCAACAAGATTGTCATTCCCAAAATAAAGctaatttcaaaagaaaaaatatgTAGCCATGGCTGTGAAAAAGAGAAGAAATCACGTAAAGAATTCTTCAGGTCCTTAAAGCATCTGGCAGTTATACTCACTTTCTTAGTTGTGGCTACTATTATCTTTAGCCAACATCCCTTTCCATTTGTAAAGGAAGTAGCATTCCCCTTTGTTATGGAGTCCTTGGAAACATTCTATCAAGATTTTAGTAAGAGGTTTCAGATGGTGGTGGGAACCCTGTGGTATACCTCTAATTTTCTACTTGAATGCCTATACAGAATATTTCCTAGTTCCATGTGA
- the TRIM59 gene encoding tripartite motif-containing protein 59 isoform X2, whose translation MHHFEEELTCSICYSIFDDPRVLPCSHTFCRNCLESVLQLSGNFSIWRPLRLPLKCPNCRSIVEIPPTGTESLPVNFVLKAIIEKYQQEDHPDVATCSEHYRQPLNVYCLQDKKLVCGHCLTIGKHHGHPIDDLQSAYMKEKETPGKLLEQLTDKHWSEVCLLIENLEEHKAQCESIVQEDKKTVLQYFKRLSDLLDHKKQALLAALEEVNMQIETEYEPLIENMKGIREEQLELMSLNTAIQEEESPLLFLEKVDDIRQRVKALKEKPLPNIKPVEIYPRIGQVLKDVWSKSEISQVNKIVIPKIKLISKEKICSHGCEKEKKSRKEFFRSLKHLAVILTFLVVATIIFSQHPFPFVKEVAFPFVMESLETFYQDFSKRFQMVVGTLWYTSNFLLECLYRIFPSSM comes from the coding sequence ATGCATCATTTTGAAGAGGAACTAACTTGTTCCATTTGCTACAGTATATTTGATGACCCTCGTGTACTGCCATGTTCACATACTTTTTGTAGAAACTGTTTGGAAAGTGTTCTTCAGTTATCAGGCAACTTTTCCATATGGAGACCCTTAAGACTTCCACTGAAGTGTCCCAACTGTAGAAGCATTGTGGAAATTCCACCGACTGGCACAGAATCTTTGCCTGTCAACTTTGTATTAAAGGCTATAATTGAAAAGTATCAGCAAGAGGACCATCCAGATGTCGCTACGTGTAGTGAACATTATAGACAACCTCTAAATGTTTACTGTCTTCAAGACAAAAAACTAGTATGTGGCCATTGTCTTACAATAGGAAAACACCATGGCCATCCCATAGACGACCTTCAAAGTGCCTACATGAAAGAAAAGGAAACTCCAGGCAAACTCCTTGAACAGCTGACAGATAAACACTGGAGTGAAGTGTGTTTACTTATTGAAAACCTGGAAGAACATAAAGCTCAATGTGAGAGCATTGTCCAGGAGGATAAAAAAACTGTGTTGCAATATTTCAAGAGACTCAGTGATTTACTTGATCACAAAAAACAAGCTTTGCTTGCAGCTTTGGAAGAAGTGAACATGCAAATTGAGACAGAATATGAACCTCTGATTGAAAATATGAAAGGCATACGGGAAGAACAACTTGAATTGATGTCACTGAATACAGCCATTCAGGAGGAGGAATCTCCCCTCTTATTTCTGGAGAAGGTTGATGATATTCGCCAGCGTGTTAAAGCTTTGAAGGAAAAGCCGTTACCAAATATAAAGCCTGTAGAAATCTACCCGCGAATAGGGCAGGTGCTGAAAGATGTGTGGTCCAAAAGTGAAATTAGTCAGGTCAACAAGATTGTCATTCCCAAAATAAAGctaatttcaaaagaaaaaatatgTAGCCATGGCTGTGAAAAAGAGAAGAAATCACGTAAAGAATTCTTCAGGTCCTTAAAGCATCTGGCAGTTATACTCACTTTCTTAGTTGTGGCTACTATTATCTTTAGCCAACATCCCTTTCCATTTGTAAAGGAAGTAGCATTCCCCTTTGTTATGGAGTCCTTGGAAACATTCTATCAAGATTTTAGTAAGAGGTTTCAGATGGTGGTGGGAACCCTGTGGTATACCTCTAATTTTCTACTTGAATGCCTATACAGAATATTTCCTAGTTCCATGTGA